tatttcattatcatcattattattgccatcattattagtatttaattcatttttattgttttagcattagaatagtaattaatatgattattattactTGGTGTTGTTATTATAATCActtctttgttattattgtatacctttatttaccttttaaactttttttaccCATGGAGTTATGTTATATTACTTCATTATTGTTGTATTATACATTACGTTTAAAATATCTGTTCGCTCCCACGCGatgtttgaatgaattaaaCACATATCTTATCAAATATCGCATTAGTgcttattcaaattcaaaaaaaaagaaattttcaaaataagataatattttgcgtttggaaattcgagaaaacgtgccctaacgtgctgggtttcgatttctcgtttgaccaaatagccaagtatcctcttaaaatttcaaagtatgggttttggaaaccataaggtgatcttggtttcgagggtttaaagtatcgtatcctaacgtgctggatgtgatattcttTCAGAACAAGAGAATCCTAAATTCCAACCCATGTTATTCAAGTTTtttaaaggattgtattttttaaaactctttaaagttttcaactttcgacagtAAGAtatcaattaatcaactaggtacaaattttgggcgttacgagggtgctaattcttcctcgtatgtaatcaactcccgaacccgtttttttaaatttcgtagaccaaaatcgttgttttaataaaatcaaaccatttattaaaaaacaaccacttttcgaggtgacccgatcacacctcattaaaaaaggATTTGTGGGGACTCCCATGTtcgttttttttcattttcaaaatctcaGTCGACCTCGTTTTACGAAagaatggtttcgacaatacaGATATAAAACTCATGTTAGTTTGGGATATAGTTTATTGTATTATAGATGCACGTTAATCTTAATGATTGGATACATGTAAATTGTACACACaactaatccaaaaattaaaaatattgagcATATCAAATTATAACATGTGATCtaaaattaactatcaaattataACAGTGAAGCAATCAGTTTTTCCCGATAAAAGAAAGTTCAAAATACCAATTTCATTTTGAAGCGATTTTGAGTGGGAAGAAAAGAGATATGGATTAGGTATTTATAGAATAGAAGTCGAGTCGACTTCCATTTACGATAGGCaaataaatttatgatattaaaattttattgtctTATAGTCATATTAAATATAcatcaattttgatattatttaaatcttgaATGAGTTGAGCATCAATtaggttaaaaaataaaaaaatcatttcgtatttaaaataagatatATTATTCATGAGTActttagttttcatttaaaaaataaaaaatgaatcttTTGATATTTGAACCACGCCAATATAATTGGTAAACATTAAATTTACTattcaagtaaaattttattttgatttttacaaaaaattaattttattacctccatcaatattatatatatatatatattaataatgttgttaattgagttattgtCACATATTAATTAACACAAACTTAAGATtgatgtattcatttagtgttCTTAGCTTGATGTAtttatgagtttaaaatttgtttcacatacatttaaatctatttttattttaatatgttattattaattaatttcaaattatatatttaattatttattgtatattatttttaaactattattatgtttttgttaaaatcgGTTATATTAAACTCAGATTATTTTGGAAACAAGCCTAAGTCATAATAAAAAAGTGTCTtccaacatttattttttttctttcacaaaactcaaaaattaaaacaaatccCTTCTCTGAGAAAAAAACaactatattttaataaaaaaccataaaaaataaacaaataaatttgaagaGCAGGAAAAGAAAGGTAGGCTGAAGATTCCCATTCAGAGGCTTTCTCCAGGCCAAAACAGAGCTCAGTATCAGCAGCCATGGGAATCATTACGATAGCCATTGGAGACGCCTTGTTAACCTCGATGTGGGTATTTTCCATGCCGCTCTTAAAGATTTTCACCTTCAAAATCGTCGGTTTCCTCGGCGCCCAAACGTTGCCTTTGGCGACTCTCATGGTCTCGACGGTCCTAGTCAGTATTTTAGTCATGATTTTCAGCTTTATCGGCAACGTTTTCGGCGGCGCAAGCTTCAATCCCGCCGCTTCCATGACTTTCCACGTTGCGGGTCTCAAGAAAAACGACTCCATCCTCTCCATGGCCGTCAGATTCCCAGCTCAAGCCGCCGGTGGAGTCGCAGGCGTCAAGGCAGCTCTGGGTTTGATTCCTGCGGAATACAGCAACACCCTGACTGGACCTTCCCTGAAAGTGGACTTACACACGGGAGCCGTCGCGGAAGGACTGTTCACATTCGGACGAAGCCTTGCACTGCTGCTGATAATGTTTAAGGGTCCAAAGAACGGGTGGGTTAAGCAATGGTTGGTGTCTTTAGCGACGGCGATTTTGGTTCTAACGGGCTCCAGATTCACGGGAGCTCCCATGAATCCTGCAAGTGCATTTGGATGGGCATATGTTAATAATCGACATAATTCATGGGAACTTTATTATGTTTATTGGATCGGTGCTTTGTTTGGGGCAACTTTGGGTGCTTGGGTTTTCAGATTCATGGTTTCTTTGCCACTTCCACCACCAACCAAGCAGAAAAAAGCTTGATTTTTAGGTAAATGATTCACtagttttattaataataaaaaaccgtCCTGGCATTTATGATTCACTAGTTTCTTTTTCGGCAAATTATTTGTGGATTACTTgatcaaacattaaaataaataaagatagaTCATAGGAaagtaatttttgttgtttaatttgaaTGTGTAGTAAGGATGGGTAGGAATGGTAGGTAGTAATGCTCAGCTACCTGAGTTTGCCTTTCTtccacaaataaataaatgacttacccctaaatttctaatttatatttatattttacaaatattatcTATTGTTTGTATTtcaattattctatttattttttacaaatatatttatggcttcaattgtaaaattataaaaataaagaatcagATTTGAGAATATTTTCTtgtaacttttatttatatattgtataacAAATCCATGGTGGACCCCTTGTCGGCGTACCTAATAAAAATGATGCTGAATCAAATTATTGCTGACGTGTGACAGCGGTTGAGTGTTAAATCCTTTGAATTTACTTCTTGGAAGTTTGTTTCCTTTTCCTCTCTTGCAAATTAGgaacttcatatttttttattattattattattattaaactcttttgttttattgttcaaATAGGTTTGCCTTTGTTTCTTgggtaatttaccaataaaagccatttttttaaaaatttatcgaaatgggccaactatttaattatttaccggaatggttcattttccgcgaaatcgcgtccacgtaagcgcgatGTCAGGCTacgcgccaggaaatcgcgCCCTAGAGGACGCGATTTactgacgtggcatgaacagtttatgttttttagcttgaaaaactttgaaaggccataacttttggctcggttgtccgattgagacgatttttttttat
This genomic window from Gossypium raimondii isolate GPD5lz chromosome 10, ASM2569854v1, whole genome shotgun sequence contains:
- the LOC105777774 gene encoding aquaporin SIP1-1 — its product is MGIITIAIGDALLTSMWVFSMPLLKIFTFKIVGFLGAQTLPLATLMVSTVLVSILVMIFSFIGNVFGGASFNPAASMTFHVAGLKKNDSILSMAVRFPAQAAGGVAGVKAALGLIPAEYSNTLTGPSLKVDLHTGAVAEGLFTFGRSLALLLIMFKGPKNGWVKQWLVSLATAILVLTGSRFTGAPMNPASAFGWAYVNNRHNSWELYYVYWIGALFGATLGAWVFRFMVSLPLPPPTKQKKA